The DNA region CTTCTCGAAGTAGGTCGGTGTGAGGCCTACATTGGAGGCTAGGACGCCTACAATGTTACCTGAACAATGTTCAAAACGTTTGAAGTAATTTAGTTCGCTACCTTTTAtgctattgaaataaaatttgccGTTACGTCGGAGACTTATttctattatgtatttattggtTAGGCATATTGCATATGTAGGTTATATAGATTGTATTAATACTATGTAAGAGTTACTGTGTTTTAAGTTGACCTTaggttaaattaaatttattgacgtcGACTGAGGGGTGAAATCAATCTCTgctaataaatacattaaaatgtatatcTGTTTAagacattatttacatttaaaaaaattataatttagtttctgTTAATATTGTCTTATACAAaagaaattacaatatattataatcagATAATTAACATTTTGATTCATGTGAAGACGttacaataaaatcaaaatctcaacTAACAAATtctatagtaaaattataaggCTGCACTCTAAGTCCGCCACACTTTAGCCGACGGCATCAAGGAATGAGTGACGTAGCAGGATCTACTCGCTTGTGTCTGTCCCGGGTGTCTATTGTATGCTACGTTATGCTAGGGCTCTTGCAATTGACATGAAATTTTTGTATTCTATAAATTGTCATATTGTCTTAGGATAATCATCAATCATATTGgacgttatattattttgacattaaatacatttttaagatGTTAGTAACGTTAAAAATGAATCAATATTGAATCAAAGTTTAAATTGAAACACAtctaaagtataataaatcatttatattttacattttattgaagGTATGCCATTAGAGAGCatttatatcataattaattGTACGTAAACAAAGAATCATTAGGGAGATGCTGCTCAACCAATGAATTAGCATTGTTAGAAAGATGTAGTAAAATACGGAACCTAATTCCTAGTATAAAAAactctatattttatattgtgttCGCATACAGTAAGCGAGCAATAATAATACGGGCcaagttgaaataaatatagcaaATAATGTTACCGTTACAAAAAAATGATTTGAAATATGATTGCAcgacaaactatttttttttcttaattaaataatgcGTGGATTCTTTCaacaaataattgaaatacATTTTCTAATTAGACTGTTCTGAAATAACCGTTCGACTTTTAAAACTGCCATATATTAATTAGATAAACCAGTTATTATTCAAGAAAGTTATCATGGGCCAGAGTACTAAAGGTTTAGAAATTTGGCGACCAATTCCCAAGTATCGTGTTAATTAAACTTCGGTCTTACTTCGTTAATGTGTTTTGTGGCCTGTGGCCTACTTTCGTTCGGCCATTCATCGCGGCATTTTCATTTGGCGCCTAATGTAGCGTAGACTTCCCCGCCCCGTCACACTAACGACCGTATCTCGTCACGGTCACACGAATGACAGAAGGctttaagtaaaaaaagaataaaaaagtattcatacGATGTATACATATCACAACACAAAAGCGTACCTGTTGCGTAAGCCGGTTCGAGATCGTCCTCGTCGTCGGTGTGGTGTCTACTCGAGGCATGTGAGTGTGAGTGGTGCGGCACTCCCACATGCACGGGCTGAATGGGTTGTTCGTAATGTTTGTGGTGGTCCACGTACACTCTGTGGTGGTGCGGACAGGGCGTCGGCGGAAGGTAGTCTGCTAGCGTCCCCCCGCGTGTTAGTGTAGACCCCGCACTTAACGTCCCCCCGCCCGAACACGATGCTAAAGCACTTCTCACTGACCCGAGATCGAGCGAAGGTCTTCTAGAAAGTTCCCCGTAACTTTCACCGAACAGAGCACTGGCTGGCACCGCGTGCCTCACTTCGTGGTGATGAGAGTGACCGCCGTTCGATGACGAGTGAGGCGAGGCGGAGTGATCGCGACTATCTCTCGACGTCGAGGCCGTGTGTATTATGCTTTCTTCGTGTGATTCGAGAACTTCCCTCGCCGTCGGTGGGTTGGGATGCGAGTGTACCACCGAGGTGCCGGCGCGGCGAGGGCTCCGGCCACGATCGGGTAAAACGGCAGACGCCGACCAATATCCCCAcgccattttatatttatattctattcaCCGTTTAACACTGACCACTAGCCATATATAGGAAGACTTAGTTGACTATAGATAAATAAGGCATGAGAACGGGGCCTAAATAAGCGAACCTAATCTCCTTTGACGACACCTTTGAACCGGGTATGGGTTTAGTATTTTTTAGGAAATGTAACATTCCTGTCGTAATTAAGATTTGATGCAACAAACttaacaaatgaaataaacattaatcgTGGAATCATACGTGAGATAAGGCACGCGATCGGCTTATACAACTCTTTAATCCGCAAGCTCTGGTCGGCTGAGCGCGGCGATGGCGGGCGGTCCGTTCAATCAGTAGGTTTTTTATTGATTGCACGATCGTAACTTCCGAATGGGGAAACTTTGGCGTTTCGTTGCGGAAGTTTCCGTTGTGGTGCCTTTACATTTCGTTACGAAAGGCGCCCTCAGACCGCGTAATACGTTTTTATCGTGTCTGTTTCTCGTTGTATTTGAGAGGAAAATATTGTATTTCGGTTACGGAAACAAATGAGAGTTTTCAGAGGAGCGCCTTCTTGTCGTGTTCGGTTTTATTCGATGTTTatgtgtaaatatgttttaaggTTTATTATGTTCTCTTTTCTATTAAAAGTTGATGAGTTTGTTCTTTTTGAATGATTTTATTGCACGTAGTACGGGCTCGGTTTTAACGTTAGATAcggttaaagaactttatttcttaCAAAGAATTACATTTCACTTGCTCGAgaaacttttttacttttattttattatttttaatttagaaacagTTTTGTTCGTttctttataaacaaaattttcaacatCCAAAAAAGTTTCAgttttcattttacaatttCTTTAGTAAATTAGGTGAATAATGTATTAAGACCAGtttatgtacaaaaatacaACGTTGCAAAAAATGACTACGAATTTTACGCGGTGAAAAACATTAGGCGTTTTTAGCCAAGTGTAAAtgacaaatcaaaattcaaacaaaacGACAGCGTCAGATATCGCGAGCGGTGATCGAGAACAAAGTAGCGATACGGCGACGACGAAATTAATTCGGGCATACGAATAATCCTGTTATTCGCGACCACTGAGCTTCATTTTATGTCTCATTGCGTCGATAATATCACGGAGTTCCGCGCTAAAAGGGCTGTGGAACATCGAAATAGGTTGATACTGCTATTTGTATAACGCAGTTAGTCCTTACGTcgacaatattatataaattaaaaaaattcaatcgctTTTTTATatccaatatatatattaacggATATATAAtggataaataatataaagcgcCTTTTCAGATAATCTGCCGTCGTAGCCGAAATCAAGAAAAGATATTCAAtcaagaaaaatagtatttttttttaacgttgacatagaatttt from Melitaea cinxia chromosome 15, ilMelCinx1.1, whole genome shotgun sequence includes:
- the LOC123660612 gene encoding uncharacterized protein LOC123660612 yields the protein MAWGYWSASAVLPDRGRSPRRAGTSVVHSHPNPPTAREVLESHEESIIHTASTSRDSRDHSASPHSSSNGGHSHHHEVRHAVPASALFGESYGELSRRPSLDLGSVRSALASCSGGGTLSAGSTLTRGGTLADYLPPTPCPHHHRVYVDHHKHYEQPIQPVHVGVPHHSHSHASSRHHTDDEDDLEPAYATGNIVGVLASNVGLTPTYFEKVLLRVQTLKMYLQAL